One genomic region from Argentina anserina chromosome 2, drPotAnse1.1, whole genome shotgun sequence encodes:
- the LOC126782416 gene encoding receptor-like protein kinase THESEUS 1, whose amino-acid sequence MVKMKLVSWVALVLAIVFMSHEASGLFNPVDNYLIACGSSKSVTFQGRTFVPDTLQSSLVLKSANSLVASSNSNAPSPIYQSARIFKETSSYKFKIEQEGRHWVRLYFYPLANSGQNLASAPITVVTDSFVLLNNFTFENYNASYLFKEYAINVTSDSLTLTIIPSNNSVAFVNAIEVVSIPDELIPDQAYDVNPSAPFSGLSALAFQTMYRLNMGGPLLTAENDTLKRTWENDLKYLHVDSSAVNVSINPASIKYPVSVTPEIAPNWVYATAEAMGDANVPNGNFNITWVFTADPNYLYLVRVHFCDIVSKALNNLVFNLFINTDNVLSSLDLSSITGDLNVPYYKDFVANSSADSNTLTVSVGPDSMADITNAILNGLEILKISNDLGSLDGSLSVQSLLPSSHSKSNKIEILVVCVVGSVALVAIIFLFYCCVASRKSKSTPNQGHPWLLLPLYGSSQTMTKMSTTSQKSASASCISLASSNLGRIFMFQEILDATKKFDENLLLGVGGFGRVYKGTLEDGTKVAVKRGNPRSEQGLAEFRTEIEMLSKLRHRHLVSLIGYCDERSEMILVYEYMANGPLRSHLYGTDLPSLSWKLRLEICIGAARGLHYLHTGAAQSIIHRDVKTTNILLDENFVAKVADFGLSKAGPAIDQTHVSTAVKGSFGYLDPEYFRRQQLTEKSDVYSFGVVLMEVLCTRPALNPVLPREQVNIAEWAMTWQKKGLLDQIMDPNLAGKVNPASLKKFGETAEKCLAEYGVDRPSMGDVLWNLEYALQLEETSSALMEPEDNSTNHIRDIELTTLEPFENSVSMIEGVHSGTDDDPEDAATSAVFSQLVNPRGR is encoded by the coding sequence ATGGTGAAGATGAAACTAGTCAGTTGGGTAGCTTTGGTTCTGGCAATTGTGTTTATGAGTCATGAAGCTTCTGGTTTATTCAATCCTGTTGATAACTACTTGATTGCTTGTGGTTCTTCGAAAAGTGTCACATTTCAAGGCCGAACCTTTGTTCCTGATACACTGCAGTCTTCCCTTGTACTGAAAAGTGCAAATTCTTTAGTTGCTAGCTCCAATTCCAATGCCCCATCCCCTATATATCAATCTGCTCGAATTTTCAAGGAAACTTCTTCctataaattcaaaatagagcAAGAAGGCCGGCATTGGGTCCGCCTTTATTTCTACCCTTTAGCAAATTCTGGCCAGAACTTGGCTTCTGCTCCAATAACTGTGGTGACTGATAGTTTTGTACTCTTGAACAACTTCACTTTTGAGAACTATAATGCTTCTTATCTGTTCAAGGAGTATGCAATCAATGTGACATCGGATAGTTTGACCCTCACCATCATTCCTTCAAACAATTCAGTTGCTTTTGTTAATGCAATTGAAGTTGTCTCGATCCCAGATGAGCTAATCCCTGACCAGGCATATGATGTTAATCCATCTGCTCCCTTTAGCGGCCTTTCTGCACTTGCCTTTCAAACTATGTACCGATTAAACATGGGAGGTCCTTTACTTACTGCTGAGAATGATACCCTCAAAAGAACCTGGGAGAATGATCTGAAATACCTTCATGTCGACAGCTCTGCCGTAAATGTGTCAATCAACCCTGCCAGCATAAAGTATCCAGTCAGTGTGACACCAGAAATAGCACCTAATTGGGTCTATGCCACCGCTGAAGCCATGGGAGATGCGAATGTACCAAATGGAAACTTCAACATAACTTGGGTCTTTACAGCAGATCCAAATTATTTGTATCTTGTTCGGGTACATTTCTGTGATATTGTCAGCAAGGCACTGAATAACCTagttttcaatctttttatcAATACCGACAATGTGCTCTCAAGTCTTGACCTCTCTTCCATTACTGGTGACTTGAATGTGCCATATTACAAAGACTTTGTTGCCAACTCCTCAGCAGATTCAAATACGTTGACTGTCAGTGTCGGTCCAGATTCAATGGCTGATATCACTAATGCAATTCTGAATGGCTTGGAGATTTTGAAGATCAGCAATGACTTGGGGAGCTTGGATGGGTCTTTGTCTGTTCAGAGTCTCCTTCCCAGTTCACACTCTAAGAGTAATAAGATAGAAATCTTAGTTGTGTGTGTCGTGGGATCTGTAGCTCTTGTGGCAataattttccttttctattgCTGCGTGGCATCTCGCAAGTCGAAGTCTACTCCTAACCAAGGGCATCCATGGCTGCTTCTGCCCTTGTATGGAAGCTCTCAGACAATGACCAAAATGTCCACAACTTCACAGAAGAGTGCATCAGCTAGCTGCATTTCATTAGCTTCCTCCAATCTTGGCCGCATATTCATGTTCCAAGAAATCCTGGATGCAACCAAGAAGTTTGATGAGAACCTACTTCTTGGTGTTGGCGGTTTTGGCAGAGTTTACAAGGGAACACTAGAAGATGGGACAAAAGTAGCTGTTAAAAGAGGAAACCCCAGATCCGAACAAGGTCTTGCTGAATTCCGAACTGAGATTGAAATGTTATCAAAGCTTCGTCATCGCCATCTTGTGTCTCTTATTGGTTACTGTGATGAAAGATCAGAAATGATTCTTGTGTATGAATATATGGCTAATGGACCGCTCCGGAGCCATCTATATGGAACAGATTTGCCAAGCCTATCATGGAAGTTACGCCTTGAAATCTGCATCGGGGCTGCAAGAGGGCTCCATTATCTCCACACTGGTGCAGCTCAAAGCATAATTCACCGAGATGTGAAGACAACAAACATTCTCTTGGATGAGAATTTTGTCGCCAAAGTTGCAGATTTTGGCCTCTCAAAAGCGGGTCCAGCTATAGATCAGACTCATGTCAGTACAGCTGTTAAGGGTAGTTTTGGTTACCTTGATCCTGAATACTTTAGAAGACAGCAGCTCACTGAGAAATCAGATGTGTATTCTTTTGGTGTAGTTCTAATGGAAGTTCTTTGCACAAGACCAGCTTTGAACCCAGTTCTTCCCAGAGAGCAAGTGAACATAGCAGAGTGGGCAATGACCTGGCAGAAGAAGGGCTTGCTAGACCAAATCATGGACCCTAATCTAGCTGGGAAGGTAAATCCAGCTTCTCTTAAGAAGTTTGGTGAGACGGCTGAGAAGTGCCTTGCTGAGTATGGTGTTGATAGGCCATCAATGGGAGATGTCTTGTGGAATCTCGAATATGCTCTTCAGCTTGAGGAGACTTCATCTGCGCTTATGGAACCTGAAGATAACAGCACAAACCACATACGGGATATTGAATTGACAACTCTTGAGCCATTTGAAAATAGTGTGAGTATGATCGAGGGAGTGCACTCTGGCACAGATGATGACCCTGAAGATGCTGCCACAAGTGCTGTGTTCTCTCAGCTAGTTAATCCTCGTGGAAGATGA